One stretch of Magnetococcales bacterium DNA includes these proteins:
- a CDS encoding 16S rRNA (uracil(1498)-N(3))-methyltransferase: MQKSGLQEGAVIRLARVPERLEQEIPLAPNQEPLLKTWQARVGEVLTVVDPKETFYRGRVLPGSTHVRPFEKMAHSPEPPFPRRLCQAIPDRERMIWIVQKGVELGVTDIQPLLTERANTAADQAPRQDKSATWPKVALGAAKQCRRAIIPPVHPPAPLEEVLTAGGNNNEMKLFLDWHGEPIMGVLDQMGGCAVSLFVGPEGGLTPEETDSLRKAGGIGVSLGFRLLRTETAALGALALMMAADGAFTQG; encoded by the coding sequence ATGCAGAAATCAGGACTACAGGAGGGTGCCGTGATCCGTCTGGCCCGGGTTCCCGAACGCCTGGAGCAGGAGATTCCCCTGGCGCCCAACCAGGAGCCGCTTCTCAAAACCTGGCAGGCCCGGGTGGGAGAGGTGCTGACGGTGGTGGATCCGAAAGAAACTTTCTATCGGGGGAGAGTCTTGCCCGGATCGACCCATGTGCGCCCCTTTGAAAAAATGGCCCACTCCCCCGAGCCCCCCTTTCCCCGGCGACTTTGCCAGGCCATTCCAGACAGGGAGCGGATGATCTGGATCGTGCAAAAAGGGGTGGAATTGGGGGTTACCGACATTCAACCCCTGCTCACCGAGCGGGCCAACACGGCGGCTGACCAGGCCCCCCGGCAGGATAAATCCGCCACCTGGCCCAAAGTGGCCCTGGGTGCGGCCAAGCAGTGCCGCCGGGCCATCATTCCCCCTGTCCACCCCCCCGCCCCCTTGGAAGAGGTACTGACCGCTGGTGGGAATAATAACGAAATGAAGCTCTTTCTGGATTGGCATGGGGAACCAATTATGGGCGTGTTGGATCAGATGGGTGGTTGTGCGGTAAGTCTCTTTGTGGGGCCGGAAGGGGGATTAACTCCTGAAGAAACCGATAGTTTACGGAAAGCTGGCGGGATCGGGGTTTCCCTCGGTTTTCGCCTGCTCCGCACTGAAACGGCGGCTCTGGGAGCCCTTGCCCTGATGATGGCAGCGGATGGAGCCTTTACTCAGGGATAA
- a CDS encoding SUMF1/EgtB/PvdO family nonheme iron enzyme, whose protein sequence is MNTLNHQRKKGGSRGRYPADVMTRSSLSFTGVAGLAPGRWREAWSVWQPSWRGGRKGWVSMSLLLPMVGWISWFFPSDSKEPVKVADLPWKSCLLLDDDGSAYPDLTQIPAGELAISGDHANGLSPYLKPHGLERVHTETPFLIQRHEVTREQFKRYVDFVGRLPDGSQKSERLLRIGRQWQGHDTGSQNVSGVSWEGAWDYTDWLSQQTGCEYRLPSREEWGAAVIHHFNDNPSMGRNTPLDRLLRGVREWSRSSCPSGYYLLGEDDWTAMPNVGQLVCMPQSLAVAGFRVVLGVAGGSLVPANAQPGDS, encoded by the coding sequence TTGAATACCTTGAATCACCAGCGCAAAAAAGGTGGATCCCGGGGCCGGTATCCCGCCGATGTCATGACCCGCTCCTCTTTATCGTTCACAGGGGTAGCGGGGCTGGCTCCGGGCCGTTGGCGAGAGGCTTGGAGCGTGTGGCAGCCATCTTGGCGTGGGGGACGCAAAGGCTGGGTCTCCATGAGTCTTTTGCTACCCATGGTGGGTTGGATTTCGTGGTTTTTTCCGTCAGATTCCAAGGAGCCGGTCAAGGTGGCGGATCTGCCTTGGAAATCGTGTCTTTTGCTGGATGATGATGGTTCCGCCTATCCTGATTTGACTCAAATTCCGGCAGGGGAGCTGGCTATCTCCGGGGATCATGCCAACGGACTTTCCCCCTATCTCAAACCCCATGGCCTGGAGCGGGTCCATACCGAAACCCCCTTTTTGATTCAGCGCCATGAGGTCACCCGTGAGCAGTTTAAACGCTATGTCGATTTTGTGGGCCGTTTACCCGATGGTTCCCAAAAAAGCGAGCGTCTTTTGCGTATTGGCCGCCAATGGCAAGGACACGATACCGGCTCCCAGAATGTCAGTGGCGTCTCTTGGGAAGGGGCCTGGGACTATACCGACTGGTTGAGCCAGCAAACCGGCTGTGAATACCGACTACCCTCCCGGGAAGAGTGGGGGGCTGCGGTGATTCATCATTTTAACGACAACCCTTCCATGGGTCGCAATACCCCCCTTGATCGGTTATTGAGAGGGGTTCGGGAGTGGTCCCGTTCCAGCTGCCCCAGCGGTTATTATCTATTGGGTGAGGATGACTGGACCGCCATGCCCAACGTCGGACAGCTGGTTTGCATGCCCCAATCCCTGGCTGTGGCCGGATTTCGGGTGGTGCTGGGAGTGGCGGGTGGAAGTTTGGTACCTGCCAATGCCCAACCAGGGGATAGCTGA
- the hflK gene encoding FtsH protease activity modulator HflK, with the protein MEPLLRDKAVRILVLFWLKWLATLEEDEMPMNHNGGGQGPWGQGPQPQPPDMEKVIQMARERFGGKVPDGKKIWSLLILVVLLVWMGFSSLYIVGPDEQGVVIRFGKFVDTTGPGLHFKLPYPIENVYRPKVTQVQRIEIGYRTRGRNSVDVEAESLMLTGDENIIDIDLSVQYRIKDAANFLFNVRNPPRDPHLVVRNATESAIRQVVGRNSIDEALTTGKEKIQNATKTTMQATLDAYKSGIQIMAVQLQQVAPPQEVVKAFKDVASAREDRERTINESQGYANDILPKAKGEAAQQIQQAEGYKASKVARAEGDVNRFLALLTEYNKAKHVTWTRLYLETMEEVLADVNKVIISPNSSNGLLPLMPVGQQATGLPGFVGKGGVR; encoded by the coding sequence ATGGAGCCTTTACTCAGGGATAAAGCTGTAAGAATATTGGTACTGTTTTGGCTTAAGTGGTTAGCGACTTTGGAGGAGGACGAAATGCCCATGAATCACAACGGGGGCGGACAAGGACCTTGGGGACAAGGTCCACAACCCCAACCGCCGGATATGGAAAAGGTCATTCAGATGGCCCGGGAACGGTTTGGGGGGAAGGTACCCGACGGAAAAAAAATATGGTCCCTGCTGATATTGGTCGTCCTTTTGGTCTGGATGGGCTTCTCTTCTCTCTATATCGTCGGCCCCGACGAGCAGGGGGTGGTGATCCGATTCGGTAAGTTTGTCGATACCACCGGGCCAGGGCTGCACTTTAAGCTCCCCTACCCCATCGAAAACGTCTACCGCCCCAAGGTGACCCAGGTACAGCGTATCGAAATTGGATATCGCACCCGGGGTCGTAATTCCGTGGATGTGGAAGCTGAATCCCTGATGCTGACCGGTGATGAAAATATCATCGATATCGATCTCAGCGTGCAATATCGCATCAAGGACGCAGCCAATTTTCTCTTTAACGTCCGCAATCCTCCCCGGGATCCCCACCTCGTGGTCCGCAACGCCACCGAATCCGCCATCCGGCAGGTGGTGGGACGCAACTCCATCGACGAGGCCCTGACCACGGGTAAGGAAAAGATCCAAAACGCCACCAAAACCACCATGCAGGCGACTCTCGATGCCTATAAGAGCGGCATTCAGATCATGGCGGTGCAGCTCCAGCAGGTGGCGCCCCCTCAAGAAGTGGTCAAAGCCTTCAAGGATGTGGCGAGCGCCCGGGAAGACCGGGAAAGAACCATCAACGAATCCCAAGGTTACGCCAACGACATTCTGCCCAAAGCCAAGGGTGAGGCGGCCCAGCAGATCCAGCAGGCTGAAGGTTACAAAGCCAGTAAAGTGGCCCGGGCCGAAGGTGACGTTAACCGCTTCCTGGCACTTTTGACCGAATACAACAAAGCCAAACACGTCACCTGGACCCGACTCTATCTGGAAACCATGGAAGAGGTGCTGGCCGACGTGAACAAAGTGATCATTTCCCCCAATTCCTCCAACGGCTTGCTCCCCCTGATGCCCGTGGGTCAGCAGGCCACCGGGCTACCCGGATTTGTTGGTAAGGGAGGTGTGCGATGA
- a CDS encoding RNA methyltransferase: MTDSEATQATHPPPKPVFILDRPAHGGNIGAALRAMKNMGLQELRLVSPRQFPHADVAQFAAGAKDMIGAVRVFSSVSEAVGDLNFLVATSNRHRGQRQAVWTPRQLGERLGEVMARPGTRVGVLFGTERAGLETIDVERADVLCNIPTASSHGSLNLAQSVLVLSYEIMMGSQLGQSFAFDPTQGEVRAQAHEMERLFNHMEESLTEIEFLQEKQKRHMMGSLKTLFHRAAMDSREISIIRGILAEAVRHKRLAEKRLTEKG; the protein is encoded by the coding sequence TTGACCGACAGCGAAGCGACCCAAGCGACCCACCCCCCCCCCAAACCCGTCTTTATTTTGGATCGACCAGCCCATGGCGGCAACATTGGAGCGGCTCTCAGAGCCATGAAAAACATGGGATTGCAGGAGCTACGCCTGGTCTCCCCCCGACAATTCCCCCACGCCGATGTGGCCCAATTTGCCGCTGGCGCCAAAGACATGATCGGGGCTGTCCGGGTCTTTTCCAGTGTCAGCGAAGCGGTTGGGGATCTGAATTTTTTGGTCGCCACCTCCAACCGCCATCGGGGGCAGCGACAGGCGGTCTGGACCCCCCGACAGCTGGGGGAGCGGCTGGGAGAGGTGATGGCCCGCCCCGGCACCCGGGTGGGGGTTCTTTTCGGCACCGAGCGCGCAGGCCTTGAAACCATCGATGTGGAGCGGGCCGACGTGCTCTGCAACATTCCCACCGCCTCCAGCCACGGCTCCCTCAACCTGGCCCAGTCGGTGTTGGTGCTCTCCTATGAAATCATGATGGGGAGCCAGCTGGGGCAATCCTTCGCGTTTGACCCCACCCAGGGGGAAGTCCGGGCCCAGGCTCATGAGATGGAACGGCTGTTCAATCACATGGAAGAGTCTTTGACCGAGATTGAATTTCTCCAGGAAAAACAAAAACGCCACATGATGGGAAGCTTGAAGACCCTCTTCCACCGGGCCGCTATGGACAGCCGGGAAATTTCCATCATCCGGGGTATTCTGGCCGAAGCGGTTCGGCACAAACGTTTGGCTGAAAAACGCTTGACTGAAAAGGGATGA
- a CDS encoding protease modulator HflC, with translation MRVVNSAGPSPDKTKALGLLAVAVIMVLSMSVYTVHQVEQALVVLWGNPRRVVVEPGLHFKIPLFEEVYTFDNRLLVFDQDPQEVLSSDKKNLKVDNYARWRIVDPLKLYQTVRNETGAISRLNDIIYSNLREVLGQYTMMEIVAGARSDLMVMMRDGANQQAQQYGIEIMDVRIKRTDLPVENSKAVFRRMQTERERQAKQYRAQGEEEGVKIRSRADREREIILAEAYKEAQQIRGAGDAESAGIYAHAYRQNPEFYQFRRTLEAYGKALAKDTTVVLEPKGFLQYLNSPGAAPP, from the coding sequence ATGCGCGTCGTCAATTCCGCTGGACCCAGTCCCGACAAAACCAAAGCCCTGGGGCTGCTGGCTGTCGCCGTTATCATGGTCCTCTCCATGTCCGTCTACACCGTCCATCAGGTAGAGCAGGCTCTGGTGGTGCTCTGGGGTAATCCCCGCCGGGTGGTCGTTGAGCCGGGACTGCACTTTAAAATCCCCCTCTTTGAAGAGGTCTACACCTTCGACAACCGGTTGCTGGTCTTTGACCAGGATCCACAAGAGGTGCTCTCCTCGGACAAGAAAAACCTGAAAGTGGACAACTATGCCCGCTGGCGCATCGTCGACCCCCTGAAACTCTATCAAACCGTGCGCAACGAAACCGGGGCCATCTCCCGCCTCAACGACATCATCTATTCGAACCTGCGGGAGGTTCTGGGTCAATACACCATGATGGAGATCGTCGCCGGAGCCCGGTCGGACCTGATGGTGATGATGCGGGACGGGGCCAATCAGCAGGCGCAGCAGTATGGCATCGAGATCATGGATGTTCGCATCAAGCGCACCGACCTGCCAGTGGAAAACTCCAAGGCGGTCTTTCGCCGCATGCAGACCGAGCGTGAGCGGCAAGCCAAGCAATACCGCGCCCAGGGTGAAGAAGAGGGTGTGAAGATTCGCTCCCGGGCTGACCGGGAACGGGAGATCATTCTCGCCGAAGCCTACAAGGAAGCTCAGCAGATTCGCGGTGCCGGTGATGCCGAGTCCGCGGGAATCTATGCCCACGCCTATCGCCAAAACCCTGAATTTTATCAGTTCAGGCGCACCTTGGAAGCGTATGGCAAGGCCCTGGCCAAAGACACCACCGTGGTGTTGGAGCCCAAAGGCTTTCTCCAATATCTCAACAGCCCTGGCGCAGCTCCCCCTTGA